In Hyphomicrobiales bacterium, the following are encoded in one genomic region:
- a CDS encoding aldehyde dehydrogenase family protein — translation MLEKREFYINGEWVAPAAANDFTVIDPSNEEPCAVISLGAEADTNAAVAAAKAAFEPWWNTPREERLAAVERIFEIYNARADDMAKAISLEMGAPIDMARNEQVGAGSYHIKNFIRAFKNFEFERMLSERAPNDRIIYEPVGVCALITPWNWPMNQVTLKVIPALLTGCSMVLKPSEIAPLSSMLFAEIVHEAGVPAGVFNLVNGDGLGVGTQLSGHKDIDMVSFTGSTRAGIAISKNAAETLKRVHLELGGKGANIIFADADEKAVKRGVLHCFNNTGQSCNAPTRMLVQREIYDQAVETAASVAAACKVGLASEEGRHIGPVVSEAQFNKIQDLIQKGIDEGARLVAGGLGRPEGFNRGYFTRPTVFADVNNDMTIAREEIFGPVLSIIPFETEEEAIAISNDTPYGLTNYLQSTDPARCNRVARKLRSGMVEMNGKSRSAGAPFGGMKASGNGREGGVWGIEDFLEVKAVGGWADE, via the coding sequence ATGTTGGAAAAGCGCGAATTCTACATCAACGGCGAGTGGGTCGCCCCGGCCGCGGCCAATGATTTCACGGTCATCGACCCGTCGAACGAAGAACCCTGCGCGGTGATCTCGCTCGGTGCCGAAGCCGACACCAACGCCGCCGTCGCCGCCGCCAAGGCCGCGTTCGAGCCGTGGTGGAACACGCCGCGCGAAGAGCGTCTGGCCGCCGTCGAGCGCATTTTCGAGATCTACAACGCCCGTGCCGACGACATGGCCAAGGCGATCAGCCTCGAAATGGGCGCGCCGATCGACATGGCCAGAAACGAACAGGTCGGCGCCGGCTCCTACCACATCAAGAATTTCATCCGCGCGTTCAAGAATTTCGAATTCGAGCGCATGCTCAGCGAGCGCGCGCCAAATGACCGCATCATCTATGAGCCGGTCGGCGTGTGTGCGCTGATCACGCCGTGGAACTGGCCGATGAACCAGGTCACGCTGAAGGTGATCCCGGCGCTCCTGACCGGCTGCTCGATGGTGCTGAAGCCGTCGGAAATCGCGCCGCTGTCGTCGATGCTGTTCGCCGAGATCGTGCATGAGGCGGGCGTCCCGGCCGGCGTGTTCAACCTCGTCAATGGCGATGGCCTTGGCGTCGGCACGCAGCTTTCCGGCCACAAGGACATCGACATGGTGTCGTTCACCGGCTCGACCCGGGCCGGCATCGCGATCTCCAAGAACGCGGCCGAAACGCTGAAGCGGGTGCATCTGGAACTCGGCGGCAAGGGCGCCAACATCATCTTCGCAGATGCCGACGAAAAGGCGGTGAAGCGCGGCGTGCTGCATTGCTTCAACAACACCGGCCAGTCGTGCAACGCGCCGACCCGCATGCTGGTGCAGCGCGAGATCTACGATCAGGCCGTCGAGACGGCCGCCTCGGTCGCGGCCGCCTGCAAGGTCGGTCTCGCCAGCGAGGAAGGCCGTCACATCGGCCCGGTGGTCAGCGAAGCCCAGTTCAACAAGATCCAGGACCTGATCCAGAAGGGCATAGACGAAGGCGCCCGTCTGGTCGCCGGCGGTCTTGGCCGTCCGGAAGGCTTCAATCGCGGCTACTTCACCCGCCCGACCGTGTTCGCCGACGTCAACAACGACATGACGATCGCGCGCGAGGAAATCTTCGGCCCGGTGCTGTCGATCATCCCGTTCGAGACCGAAGAGGAAGCGATCGCGATCTCCAACGATACGCCGTATGGCCTGACCAACTATCTGCAGAGCACCGATCCGGCGCGCTGCAATCGGGTCGCGCGCAAGCTGCGCTCCGGCATGGTCGAGATGAACGGCAAGTCGCGTTCGGCCGGCGCGCCGTTCGGCGGCATGAAGGCATCTGGCAACGGCCGTGAAGGCGGCGTGTGGGGCATCGAGGACTTCCTCGAGGTCAAGGCCGTCGGCGGCTGGGCCGACGAATAA
- a CDS encoding DUF3772 domain-containing protein, with protein sequence MTVFAAMPVAGLAQTTSLSEALGAGAAEEMALPGADLAESVAEAVGQSDVDEEKAADTPASEGEAVPISPAAKAAAEAAQAQIDAWRVELDRIAAALKRSGLVDKDFDELRTAVEEVRDEAQLLEQEQSPAIEALQARLEKLAPEKKEGDNGATPETPELIAQRALIQKELGVLNGLVRQGQVELLRARELLQTISTRRQAQFTANLLSRSRPLLDPKLWWESLEFLPHMETSLELLPADWWSLARKRLGPSAPFVLGAILLLAIFIGAPVRRFIVRRAQRTRDAMNPPPLRKYGAAAVIVLVNVLLPLAAMSIIFAAISVLDLDPERIHVLTVSLFLGIMILSVTYGLARALLAPGRPTWRMVALSDTAASNLTRLSLILGIVFGLGALNEGLNDVLLAPAAMVTLSRGILAMLIGIIVAIGLRVIANGRAENPDFISKDEAMRQSVLWRWGLMLAWPVVFVCILAPLFGYVTLGWFAAIQLVWASTVLGILFLLLLLVDEAITIAFHPGTRFGRGLVVNMGFGETTIEQIGVILSGVTRLLLILIAALAVLAQWGVRSKEVLSDIRNVFFGFQFGGITFSLSTVLTALVLFIIGIAVTRTIQGWMEHKLLPRTRLDVGLKTSIRTGVGYVGVILAGMFAFSYIGLDLQNIAIVAGALSVGIGFGLQSVVNNFVSGLILLAERPIKTGDWIIVGSEEGIVRRINVRATEIETFDRASVIVPNSDLISGVVKNWMHNDPSGRIIVPIGVSYDSDPEQVKEILLTIGKEHEMVLAYPAPYVVFVGFGDSSLDFQLRCYLGDIGNSLTVSSDIRFAIAREFRAANIEIPFPQRDVNLRDMPKLEALLADKAKPAPRRGRARKPSTTETPGSQEIEDGGDGDTT encoded by the coding sequence ATGACTGTCTTTGCAGCCATGCCTGTCGCGGGTCTGGCGCAGACGACGTCGCTGTCCGAGGCGCTGGGCGCCGGTGCCGCCGAGGAGATGGCGCTGCCCGGCGCGGATCTTGCCGAATCCGTCGCTGAAGCCGTCGGGCAATCCGATGTGGATGAGGAAAAGGCGGCCGATACACCCGCCAGTGAAGGGGAAGCCGTCCCGATTTCGCCCGCTGCCAAGGCCGCGGCCGAGGCCGCCCAGGCGCAGATCGACGCCTGGCGCGTGGAGCTCGACCGGATCGCTGCCGCGCTGAAGCGGAGCGGCCTCGTCGACAAGGACTTCGACGAATTGCGGACCGCCGTCGAGGAGGTCCGCGACGAAGCGCAACTGCTCGAACAGGAGCAGTCGCCGGCCATCGAGGCGCTTCAGGCGCGGCTTGAAAAACTCGCGCCTGAGAAAAAAGAGGGCGACAACGGAGCGACGCCCGAAACACCTGAACTCATTGCGCAGCGCGCTCTGATCCAGAAGGAACTGGGTGTCCTCAACGGGCTGGTCAGGCAGGGACAGGTCGAGCTGCTGCGCGCGCGCGAATTGTTGCAGACCATCAGCACCCGTCGACAGGCGCAATTCACCGCGAATCTTCTGAGCCGCTCCAGACCGCTTCTCGATCCCAAGCTGTGGTGGGAAAGCCTGGAATTCCTGCCTCATATGGAAACGAGCCTGGAGCTCTTGCCGGCCGACTGGTGGTCGCTGGCGCGTAAAAGGCTCGGCCCGTCCGCACCGTTCGTGCTCGGCGCGATCCTGTTGCTGGCGATTTTCATCGGCGCTCCGGTGCGCCGCTTCATCGTCCGTCGTGCGCAACGCACCCGCGATGCGATGAACCCGCCGCCATTGCGAAAATACGGTGCTGCCGCGGTCATCGTTCTCGTCAATGTCCTGTTGCCGCTGGCCGCGATGTCGATCATCTTCGCCGCGATTTCGGTCCTGGACCTCGATCCGGAACGCATTCACGTTCTGACCGTGTCGCTCTTCCTCGGCATCATGATCCTTTCCGTGACCTATGGTCTGGCGCGCGCGCTTCTTGCTCCTGGCCGTCCCACCTGGCGGATGGTGGCGCTGTCCGATACCGCAGCGTCAAACCTGACCCGGCTGAGCCTTATCCTCGGCATCGTTTTTGGCCTCGGCGCCCTCAACGAGGGGCTCAACGACGTTCTCCTCGCGCCGGCTGCAATGGTGACTCTGAGCCGCGGCATTCTCGCCATGCTGATCGGCATCATCGTGGCGATCGGTTTGCGGGTTATCGCAAACGGGCGGGCAGAGAACCCCGATTTCATCTCCAAAGACGAAGCGATGCGCCAATCCGTCCTTTGGCGCTGGGGACTGATGCTCGCCTGGCCGGTGGTGTTCGTCTGTATCCTGGCGCCATTGTTCGGCTACGTCACGCTTGGCTGGTTCGCCGCCATTCAGCTCGTCTGGGCGTCCACCGTTCTCGGAATTCTGTTCCTGCTGTTGCTGCTGGTCGATGAGGCGATCACGATCGCGTTTCACCCGGGCACCCGGTTCGGCCGTGGCCTGGTCGTCAATATGGGTTTCGGCGAGACGACGATCGAACAGATCGGTGTCATCCTCTCCGGCGTCACCCGGCTGTTGCTCATCCTGATTGCGGCCCTGGCCGTGCTTGCCCAGTGGGGCGTGCGCTCCAAGGAAGTTCTCAGCGATATCCGAAACGTCTTCTTCGGTTTCCAGTTCGGCGGCATCACCTTCTCGCTGTCGACGGTGCTGACGGCGCTGGTGCTGTTCATCATCGGCATCGCGGTGACCCGCACCATCCAGGGCTGGATGGAACACAAGCTGCTGCCGCGCACCCGTCTCGACGTCGGCCTGAAGACGTCGATCCGTACCGGTGTCGGCTATGTCGGCGTCATCCTCGCCGGCATGTTCGCCTTCTCCTATATCGGGCTCGATCTGCAGAACATCGCCATCGTTGCCGGTGCGCTCTCGGTCGGTATCGGTTTTGGTCTTCAGTCCGTGGTCAACAATTTCGTCTCCGGCCTGATCCTGCTGGCCGAGCGGCCGATCAAGACCGGTGACTGGATCATCGTCGGCTCCGAAGAAGGCATCGTCCGGCGCATCAATGTGCGCGCGACCGAGATCGAGACCTTCGACCGCGCCTCGGTCATCGTGCCGAACTCCGACCTGATCTCCGGCGTCGTGAAGAACTGGATGCACAACGATCCGTCCGGCCGCATCATCGTGCCGATCGGTGTGTCCTACGACAGCGACCCCGAACAGGTGAAGGAGATCCTTCTCACGATCGGCAAGGAGCACGAGATGGTACTCGCCTATCCGGCACCTTATGTCGTGTTCGTCGGCTTCGGCGACAGCTCGCTCGATTTCCAGCTGCGCTGCTATCTCGGCGACATCGGCAACTCGCTGACCGTGTCGAGCGATATCCGCTTCGCCATTGCCCGCGAATTCCGCGCCGCCAACATCGAGATCCCGTTCCCGCAGCGCGACGTCAATCTGCGCGACATGCCCAAGCTCGAGGCCCTGCTGGCCGACAAGGCCAAGCCGGCACCCCGTCGCGGCAGGGCACGCAAGCCGTCGACAACGGAGACGCCGGGGTCGCAGGAGATCGAGGACGGCGGCGACGGCGACACGACGTAA
- a CDS encoding murein transglycosylase: MHFLRVFNTLVAVACGLAVVSFSGAALAAKCGNTSAGFPAWVKEFRKEAARNGIKERTLRQTLDNVTYATKTIRLDRSQRSFKLSLNQFMQKRGASGIIAKGKRLKAQNARLFAGIERRYGVPPGVLIAIWGMETGFGAFSGNQDAISALATLSYDCRRSAFFTRELYAALEIIQRGELSRSQMRGAGHGELGQTQFLPANYLRYGVDGDGNGRRDLIGSRADALASTANFLKAHGWRAGGGYQPGQTNFRAIQAWNAAGVYQKAIAIIGAKIDE, translated from the coding sequence ATGCATTTTCTGCGGGTTTTCAATACACTTGTGGCGGTGGCCTGTGGCCTTGCCGTGGTCTCGTTCTCCGGCGCCGCGCTGGCCGCCAAATGCGGCAATACCAGCGCCGGCTTCCCGGCCTGGGTCAAGGAGTTCCGCAAGGAAGCCGCCCGCAACGGCATCAAGGAGCGGACGCTTCGCCAGACGCTCGACAACGTCACCTATGCGACGAAGACCATCCGTCTCGACCGCAGCCAGCGCAGCTTCAAGCTGTCGCTGAACCAGTTCATGCAGAAGCGCGGCGCGAGCGGCATCATCGCCAAAGGCAAGCGACTGAAGGCACAGAACGCCCGCCTTTTTGCCGGTATCGAGCGGCGCTACGGCGTCCCGCCCGGAGTATTGATCGCGATCTGGGGCATGGAAACAGGCTTCGGCGCCTTTTCGGGCAACCAGGATGCCATCTCCGCGCTGGCGACGCTTTCCTATGATTGCCGCCGCTCCGCCTTCTTCACCCGCGAGCTCTACGCGGCGCTCGAGATCATCCAGCGCGGCGAGTTGAGCCGCAGCCAGATGCGCGGCGCCGGCCACGGCGAACTCGGCCAGACCCAGTTCCTGCCGGCGAATTACCTGCGCTACGGCGTTGACGGCGACGGCAACGGCCGCCGCGACCTGATCGGTTCCCGCGCAGACGCGCTCGCCTCGACGGCGAACTTCCTCAAGGCTCATGGCTGGAGGGCCGGCGGCGGCTATCAGCCCGGCCAGACCAACTTCCGCGCCATCCAGGCCTGGAACGCCGCTGGCGTCTATCAGAAGGCGATTGCCATCATCGGCGCCAAGATCGACGAGTAG
- a CDS encoding cytochrome P450, with the protein MNEFVPPYPPRAEKWVPLRRLIKVARKNFLAVFPRTAYDKDFLSGQVLRRPMVLVNSPALIKEAFGQKHSVYQRKSPQMRHALHPLLGDGLFISDGDVWSQRRKIVAPIIHTNRLSEFAPTMIEAAMERREAWLAAGDGTEIDVMSEMAKLTAEIICRSVFGKQLDAEHGDEIVDGFFHYQKHVDQTDIMSLLKIPDWLPRPRGLRVRRAKNRVLAVLEDVISRTKEHEAGNENSVVSTLIAARDEDGKPLSRAAIRNEAAVIFMAGYETTANTLSWAWYILSQADWARERLHAELDEVLAGRVPTLEDVKNLPYTRAIIEEVLRLYPPVPMLAREASSDETIGSHKVEKGTIVLVCPWLLQRNPKLWKKPDNFVPERFLPDSGPAPSKYAYVPFSTGPRVCAGLTFGLTEAIICLAVLAQKVDLKLSPSAEVEAVCRLTLRPGESLPMTVHRRAEPAAAPTPS; encoded by the coding sequence ATGAACGAATTCGTACCTCCCTATCCGCCGCGGGCTGAGAAATGGGTCCCCCTGCGGCGGCTGATCAAGGTCGCCCGGAAGAACTTCCTCGCCGTCTTTCCAAGAACCGCATACGACAAGGACTTTCTGAGCGGCCAGGTGCTGCGGCGCCCGATGGTGCTGGTCAATTCGCCCGCCCTGATCAAGGAAGCCTTCGGCCAGAAGCATTCGGTCTATCAGCGCAAGAGCCCGCAGATGCGCCATGCGTTGCATCCGTTGCTCGGCGACGGGTTGTTCATCAGCGACGGCGATGTCTGGAGCCAGCGGCGCAAGATCGTCGCGCCGATCATCCATACCAACCGCCTGTCGGAGTTCGCGCCGACAATGATCGAGGCCGCGATGGAACGGCGCGAGGCATGGCTGGCGGCGGGAGACGGCACGGAAATCGACGTGATGTCGGAAATGGCCAAGCTGACGGCGGAGATCATCTGTCGCTCGGTGTTCGGCAAGCAGCTCGACGCGGAACATGGCGACGAGATCGTCGACGGCTTCTTTCACTACCAGAAGCATGTCGACCAAACCGATATCATGTCGCTTCTGAAGATTCCCGACTGGCTGCCGCGGCCGCGCGGTCTGCGGGTCCGCCGCGCGAAGAACCGGGTGCTGGCGGTGCTCGAGGATGTGATCTCGCGCACCAAGGAGCACGAGGCGGGCAACGAGAATTCCGTCGTCTCGACGCTGATCGCGGCACGCGACGAAGACGGCAAGCCGCTCAGCCGGGCGGCGATCCGCAACGAGGCCGCCGTGATCTTCATGGCCGGCTACGAGACCACGGCCAACACGCTGTCCTGGGCCTGGTACATTCTCTCGCAGGCCGACTGGGCGCGCGAGCGGCTGCACGCCGAGCTCGACGAGGTGCTCGCGGGGCGCGTGCCGACGCTCGAAGACGTCAAGAACCTGCCCTACACCCGCGCGATCATCGAGGAAGTGCTGCGGCTTTATCCGCCGGTGCCCATGCTGGCGCGCGAAGCCTCGAGCGACGAGACGATCGGCAGCCACAAGGTCGAGAAAGGCACCATCGTGCTTGTTTGCCCCTGGCTGTTGCAGCGAAATCCGAAGCTCTGGAAAAAACCGGACAATTTCGTGCCGGAACGCTTTCTGCCAGATTCCGGCCCGGCGCCGTCGAAATACGCCTATGTTCCGTTCTCGACCGGTCCCCGCGTCTGTGCCGGCCTTACCTTCGGACTGACCGAGGCCATCATCTGCCTTGCGGTGCTGGCGCAGAAGGTCGACCTCAAGCTTTCGCCGAGCGCCGAGGTGGAAGCCGTCTGCCGGTTGACCCTGCGCCCGGGTGAATCCCTGCCGATGACGGTCCACCGCCGTGCCGAACCGGCGGCGGCGCCGACGCCTTCCTAG
- a CDS encoding protein meaA encodes MSTTTGTGGNTRDKAWIFRTYAGHSTAEASNALYRGNLAKGQTGLSVAFDLPTQTGYDPDHALARGEVGKVGVPVSHLGDMRALFDQIPLDKMNTSMTINATAPWLLALYVAAADAQGADRALLSGTTQNDIIKEYLSRGTYVFPPAPSMRLTTDVIAWTYRETPKWNPMNVCSYHLQEAGATPVQELAFALSTAIAVLDTVKSSGAIPPEDFPKAAGRISFFVNAGMRFLTEISKMRAFVDLWDEICRERYGIEEEKYRRFRYGVQVNSLGLTEQQPENNVYRILIEMLAVVLSKKARARAVQLPAWNEALGLPRPFDQQWSLRMQQIMAYETDLLEYADIFDGSHAIEAKVEALKDEARAELARIEAMGGAVAAVETSYMKRALVESNSARLAAIEAGEQVVVGVNKWTETEPSPLTTGDGAILTVSEDVERDAIERLKAWRDARDSAAVDAALTELRAAAQEGRNIMEPSIACAKAGVTTGEWGETLRGVFGEYRAPTGVGKAARDDADDLAEVRASVDAVSEKLGRRLKFLVGKPGLDGHSNGAEQIAVRARDCGMEVVYEGIRLTPAEIVNAALEEGVHVVGLSILSGSHLALVRDVMERMRANGLDDVPVVIGGIIPADDAATLKAMGVAAVYTPKDFQLTDIMADVVRIVERQEQAA; translated from the coding sequence ATGAGCACGACGACGGGAACGGGCGGTAACACGCGCGACAAGGCTTGGATCTTCCGGACCTATGCCGGCCATTCGACGGCAGAGGCGTCCAACGCGCTCTACCGCGGCAACCTCGCCAAGGGCCAGACCGGCCTGTCGGTCGCCTTCGACCTGCCGACGCAGACCGGCTACGACCCGGACCATGCGCTGGCGCGCGGCGAAGTCGGCAAGGTCGGCGTACCGGTCAGCCATCTCGGCGACATGCGGGCCCTGTTCGACCAGATCCCGCTCGACAAGATGAACACGTCGATGACGATCAACGCGACGGCGCCATGGCTGCTCGCGCTCTATGTCGCTGCCGCCGACGCGCAGGGTGCGGACCGGGCGCTGTTGTCGGGCACCACGCAGAACGACATCATCAAGGAATATCTGTCGCGCGGCACCTATGTGTTCCCGCCGGCGCCGTCGATGCGGCTGACCACGGACGTCATCGCCTGGACCTATCGCGAGACGCCGAAATGGAACCCGATGAATGTCTGCTCCTACCATCTGCAGGAAGCGGGCGCGACGCCGGTGCAGGAACTTGCCTTTGCGCTGTCGACGGCAATCGCCGTGCTCGACACGGTGAAGTCGTCGGGCGCCATCCCGCCGGAAGATTTCCCGAAAGCCGCCGGCCGCATCTCGTTCTTCGTCAATGCGGGCATGCGCTTCCTCACCGAAATCAGCAAGATGCGCGCCTTCGTCGATCTGTGGGACGAGATCTGCCGCGAGCGCTACGGCATCGAGGAAGAGAAGTACCGCCGCTTCCGCTATGGCGTGCAAGTGAACTCGCTCGGCCTGACCGAGCAGCAGCCGGAAAACAACGTCTACCGTATTCTGATCGAGATGCTCGCCGTGGTGCTGTCGAAGAAGGCGCGCGCCCGCGCCGTACAGCTTCCGGCCTGGAACGAGGCGCTCGGCCTGCCGCGTCCGTTCGACCAGCAATGGTCTTTGCGCATGCAGCAGATCATGGCCTATGAGACCGACCTCCTGGAATATGCCGACATCTTCGACGGCAGCCACGCGATCGAGGCCAAGGTCGAGGCGCTGAAGGACGAAGCGCGCGCCGAACTCGCCCGCATCGAGGCGATGGGCGGGGCGGTCGCCGCGGTCGAGACGAGCTACATGAAGCGGGCGCTGGTCGAATCCAATTCGGCCCGCCTCGCCGCCATCGAAGCAGGCGAGCAGGTCGTCGTCGGCGTCAACAAGTGGACCGAGACCGAGCCCTCGCCGCTGACCACCGGCGACGGCGCGATCCTGACCGTTTCGGAAGACGTCGAGCGCGACGCCATCGAGCGGCTGAAGGCCTGGCGCGACGCCCGTGACAGCGCTGCCGTCGACGCCGCGCTGACCGAACTGCGCGCTGCCGCACAGGAAGGCCGCAACATCATGGAACCGTCGATCGCCTGCGCCAAGGCCGGCGTCACCACCGGCGAGTGGGGCGAGACGCTGCGCGGCGTGTTCGGCGAATACCGGGCGCCGACCGGCGTCGGCAAGGCGGCCCGCGACGACGCCGACGACCTCGCCGAGGTGCGCGCCTCCGTCGACGCGGTCTCGGAGAAGCTCGGCCGGCGGCTGAAGTTCCTGGTCGGCAAGCCGGGCCTTGACGGCCATTCGAACGGCGCCGAACAGATCGCCGTGCGCGCCCGCGACTGCGGCATGGAAGTGGTCTACGAGGGCATCCGCCTGACGCCCGCCGAAATCGTCAACGCCGCGCTCGAGGAAGGCGTTCATGTGGTCGGCCTGTCGATCCTGTCTGGCTCGCATCTGGCGCTGGTGCGCGACGTCATGGAGCGGATGCGCGCCAACGGCCTCGACGACGTGCCGGTCGTCATCGGCGGCATCATCCCGGCCGACGACGCGGCAACGCTGAAGGCGATGGGGGTCGCGGCGGTCTACACGCCGAAGGACTTCCAGCTCACCGACATCATGGCCGACGTGGTGCGCATCGTCGAGCGCCAGGAACAGGCCGCCTGA
- the ccrA gene encoding crotonyl-CoA carboxylase/reductase: MTSTAAGDTAATPEKKDLYEIGEIPPLGHVPKNMYAWVIRRERHGPPEEAMQLEVVPTWELDSHEVLVLVMAAGVNYNGIWAGLGVPVSPFDGHKAPYHIAGSDASGIVWAVGDKVRRWKVGDEVVIHCNQDDGDDEECNGGDPMFSTTQRIWGYETPDGSFSQFTRVQAQQLMARPQHLTWEESACYTLTLATAYRMLFGHHPHELKPGQNVLVWGASGGLGSYAIQLINTAGGNAIGVISDEDKRDFVMGLGAKGVINRKDFNCWGQLPTVNSPEYGEWFKEVRKFGKAIWDITGKGNNVDIVFEHPGEATFPVSTFICKKGGMVVICAGTSGFNCTFDVRYMWMHQKRLQGSHFAHLKQAAAANKLMIERRIDPYMSEVFPWDQIPKAHTKMWKNQHAPGNMAVLVSAPRTGLRSLEDAIADDEE; this comes from the coding sequence ATGACCTCAACTGCAGCCGGCGATACGGCCGCCACGCCTGAGAAGAAGGATCTCTACGAGATCGGAGAGATCCCGCCGCTCGGCCATGTGCCGAAGAACATGTACGCCTGGGTCATTCGTCGCGAGCGTCACGGCCCGCCCGAAGAGGCCATGCAGCTCGAAGTCGTTCCGACCTGGGAACTCGACAGCCACGAGGTGCTGGTTCTCGTGATGGCCGCCGGCGTCAACTACAACGGCATCTGGGCCGGTCTCGGCGTTCCGGTTTCCCCCTTCGACGGCCACAAGGCGCCCTACCACATCGCCGGTTCGGATGCCTCCGGCATCGTCTGGGCGGTTGGCGACAAGGTCCGGCGCTGGAAGGTCGGCGACGAGGTCGTCATCCACTGTAACCAGGACGACGGCGACGACGAGGAATGCAACGGCGGCGATCCGATGTTCTCGACCACCCAGCGCATCTGGGGCTATGAGACGCCGGACGGCTCGTTCTCGCAGTTCACCCGCGTCCAGGCGCAGCAGCTCATGGCGCGCCCGCAGCATCTGACGTGGGAAGAAAGCGCCTGCTACACGCTGACGCTGGCAACCGCCTACCGCATGCTGTTCGGTCACCATCCGCACGAGCTGAAGCCGGGCCAGAACGTTCTGGTGTGGGGCGCGTCGGGCGGTCTCGGGTCCTACGCGATCCAGCTCATCAACACCGCCGGCGGCAACGCCATCGGCGTGATCTCGGATGAGGACAAGCGCGACTTCGTCATGGGCCTTGGCGCCAAGGGCGTGATCAACCGCAAGGACTTCAACTGTTGGGGTCAGCTGCCGACGGTCAATTCGCCCGAATATGGCGAGTGGTTCAAGGAAGTCCGCAAGTTCGGCAAGGCGATCTGGGACATCACTGGCAAGGGCAACAACGTCGACATCGTCTTCGAGCATCCTGGCGAGGCGACCTTCCCGGTCTCGACCTTCATCTGCAAGAAGGGCGGCATGGTCGTGATCTGCGCCGGCACCTCGGGCTTCAACTGCACCTTTGACGTTCGCTACATGTGGATGCATCAGAAGCGTCTGCAGGGCTCGCATTTCGCCCACTTGAAGCAGGCTGCGGCAGCCAACAAGCTGATGATCGAACGGCGCATCGACCCCTATATGTCCGAAGTGTTCCCGTGGGATCAGATCCCCAAGGCGCACACCAAGATGTGGAAGAACCAGCACGCCCCGGGCAACATGGCGGTGCTGGTGAGCGCGCCGCGCACCGGGCTTCGCTCGCTCGAGGACGCGATCGCCGACGACGAGGAATAG
- a CDS encoding GNAT family acetyltransferase, which produces MTTSRPADPAASATLTIAPATTDQRDAIVALWLSCGLMMPYNDGGADFDFAAAKPGSDVLAGTLDDTVVASVMVGHDGHRGWLYYVAVDDAWRGRGFGRQMIEAGEAWLEERCVVKAMLLVRPTNTAVISCYEHLGYETAPRTVLQKWLRPPEE; this is translated from the coding sequence ATGACGACCTCAAGACCGGCCGATCCGGCCGCAAGCGCCACTCTGACCATCGCTCCGGCCACGACCGATCAGCGCGACGCCATCGTCGCGCTGTGGCTGAGTTGCGGACTGATGATGCCGTACAATGACGGCGGCGCCGACTTCGATTTCGCGGCGGCCAAACCGGGCTCCGATGTGCTGGCGGGCACGCTTGACGACACGGTCGTTGCCTCGGTCATGGTCGGTCATGACGGCCACCGCGGCTGGCTCTATTACGTCGCCGTCGACGATGCCTGGCGCGGACGCGGGTTCGGGCGGCAGATGATCGAGGCCGGTGAGGCCTGGCTGGAGGAGCGCTGCGTGGTCAAGGCGATGCTTCTGGTGCGCCCGACCAACACCGCCGTCATTTCCTGTTACGAGCATCTCGGCTACGAAACGGCACCGCGCACGGTGCTGCAGAAATGGCTGCGGCCGCCCGAAGAATAG